The genome window CAATGGAAACTACCTCACGTTTTTCTTTCCCTTGTAACTCCTGATAAAAGTCACCATTTTTATCTACTATGACGGATGGTTCCATATAAACGAAATTATCCTTATTCAATGGTTCAGCACTTCTAATGTAGGAAAATACGACACCACCCACAGTACCTGCCCCAATAATGGTAACTAATAAGATAATTATCAGGGATAAACGCCAAAAATTTATTCCTGATTTCTTCTTTTTATTCCCTTTTCTTTTATTATTTTTTTGTTGATCGTCAGACATGTCTTATCCTCCTTTAATAGAGTAAGAACTAAAAGTTCCTAAAATAAATAATGATATTCTATATTACCACATATTATAATAACAATTATAACATATAAGCAATAAATGATAGGAAATTTATATCAAATATGCATACTTTATATATAAATCAAATAAATGAATCAATAAGAAGAGGGAACACATATAATGATAGTATTATAGATGGAAGGAAGAAACTAAGATGGTAAAAAGGGGATTGAGAAATAAAAGAAAGTTTACAACCTTCTTTGTGGTGTTTATATCTATAGTTATTATTATATATGCATTTATATTTGTAGATAGACAAATTAGACCTACAGTGGAGGCTTTATCAGAAGTGCAAGCAAGAATTATCGGTACCCAAGCAATTAACGATGGGATAAGCGAAGTCTTAGCAACAGATATAAACTATAATGATTTAATTGATATTATGAAGGATGAACAAGGAAATATAACATTAATGCAAGCCAATACCGTTGCTATAAATATGATGTCGTCAAATATCGTGTCGGCAGTTCAAAATAAGATGAAGGTGGTTAGTAATAAAATACTTAGAATTCCACTGGGAAATATTTTAGGAAGTCAGGTTTTATCCAGCTATGGTCCTAAATTTGATATAGAAATTATACCAGCAGGTTCAGTAATCGTAGATTTTTATACAGAATTTGAACAGGCGGGAATTAATCAGACCATACATAGAATCTATCTAAAAGTAACAACAAAAGTTCAAATTATCGCACCCTTATCTAGTAAAGCAGTAGAAATTATATCCAATGTACCTATAGCCGAGACAGTGATAGTTGGGAGAGTACCTGAAAGCTACATTAATATACCAAATGATTTAGAAAATAAAGATCTTCTAAATATAATCAATCCATAAAATACAAACAATTTTATAGACTATTTATTGAGATAATCTTAAATAAGATTATCTCATCTTATTGTATTCTATAAGACTTTATTTATAAACTAGAATAGCTACTTTAAATTCATTAATTTTCCAGTTGAAAAGCGAGAAGAAGCATGATAAGCTATAAAAGCTCTCCGAGAGAGGGCAAAATAAACAGCATAATAAGAAAAAAGAAAAAAGCTGTTGACAGCTTTGCAGAAACCTGTTAAAGTAGTAAGAGTCGCCAGCAAGGGACGAAACAGCACCTACTTACAGTAGGGGATAGCCTGGGAAACAACTTCAAAGAATTTCTTCCAAAGAAATAAAAAAAGTTGTTGACAAAAGAAATGCCAGGCTATATAATAGTAAGAGTCGCCGCAAGAAAAGGCGACAAAGAAATTGATCTTTGAAAATAGAACAGTGTAAGGAAGTAAGGGCAAAACCTTAATTCTTTTGAAACAAATAATAAGCCAGAAGATTCTGGCTAGGATAAACAAACTTAACTTAAGAGTTTGATCCTGGCTCAGGACGAACGCTGGCGGCGTGCCTAACACATGCAAGTCGAGCGGAGATTAGCAAATAGCTTGCTATAAGCTAATCTTAGCGGCGGACGGGTGAGTAACGCGTGGGAAACCTACCTTGTAGAG of Irregularibacter muris contains these proteins:
- the yunB gene encoding sporulation protein YunB, which gives rise to MRNKRKFTTFFVVFISIVIIIYAFIFVDRQIRPTVEALSEVQARIIGTQAINDGISEVLATDINYNDLIDIMKDEQGNITLMQANTVAINMMSSNIVSAVQNKMKVVSNKILRIPLGNILGSQVLSSYGPKFDIEIIPAGSVIVDFYTEFEQAGINQTIHRIYLKVTTKVQIIAPLSSKAVEIISNVPIAETVIVGRVPESYINIPNDLENKDLLNIINP